The proteins below come from a single Antennarius striatus isolate MH-2024 chromosome 18, ASM4005453v1, whole genome shotgun sequence genomic window:
- the LOC137612332 gene encoding dual specificity protein phosphatase 22-B-like — translation MGNGINKVLPDLYLGNIKDARDREQLAKNNITHILSIYDSAAPVLQEMTYLCISASDIPTQNLTKHFKESIMFMHKSRLKREGCLVHCLAGVSRSVTLVVAYIMTVTSLGWEEALAAVKVVRSCAGPNLGFQQQLQEFEVTQADQFREWFQMEFKDNPFNDEADIRELLVRVHKDHGNEVKTQTRTPPEDI, via the exons ATGGGCAATGGCATCAATAAG GTTCTACCTGACTTATACTTGGGGAATATCAAAG ATGCAAGAGACCGAGAACAGTTAGCAAAGaacaacatcacacacatcctgtcCATTTATGACAGTGCAGCTCCTGTGCTCCAG GAGATGACCTATCTCTGCATTTCAGCATCTGACATTCCCACACAAAACCT GACGAAGCACTTTAAAGAAAGCATCATGTTCATGCACAAGTCCCGCCTGAAAAGAGAAGGCTGCCTTGTTCACTG TTTAGCAGGTGTGTCCCGCAGCGTCACCCTCGTGGTAGCTTACATCATGACGGTGACCAGCCTGGGCTGGGAGGAGGCACTGGCTGCAGTGAAGGTGGTCCGATCCTGTGCTGGCCCCAACCTAGGCTTCCAACAGCAGCTACAGGAGTTTGAAGTTACTCAAGCTGATCAG TTCAGAGAATGGTTTCAAATGGAATTCAAGGACAACCCCTTCAATGATGAGGCTGATATACGTGAACTGCTTGTCAGAGTACATAAAGACCATGGCAATgaggtaaaaacacagacacGTACCCCACCGGAGGACATATGA
- the bag1 gene encoding BAG family molecular chaperone regulator 1 isoform X1, which yields MSEGTTTVTVAYGSTKHSVTLPGQVDGKGPTVKDLSGALTQVTGVPQASQKIIFKGKSLKDMEENLSSYGIKEGCKLMMIGKRNSPEEEAELKKLKDIEKSVEQTAKKLEKVDGELTGLKNGFLAKDLQAEALGKLDHRVKIAAEQFMKILEQIDALSFPENFSDCRLKKKGLVKTVQDFLAQCDKIEACISDHLSKIQSKNLALVE from the exons ATGTCTGAGGGAACGACGACAGTGACAGTTGCATACG GATCTACCAAGCACAGCGTCACACTACCTGGCCAAGTTGATGGCAAGGGTCCAACAGTCAAAGACCTCTCAGGTGCTCTCACTCAAGTGACTGGAGTTCCACAAGCctcacagaaaataatttttaaag GAAAATCACTGAAGGATATGGAGGAGAATCTTTCCAGCTATGGAATAAAGGAAGGCTGCAAACTCATGATGATAGGAAAGCGT AACAGTCCAGAGGAAGAAGCTGAACTAAAGAAGCTGAAAGACATTGAGAAATCTGTGGAACAGACAGCtaaaaaacttgaaaaagtCGATGGGGAGCTGACTGGACTAAAAAAT GGCTTCCTGGCCAAAGATCTCCAAGCAGAGGCTTTAGGCAAACTAGATCATCGAGTGAAAATAGCTGCTGAACAGTTCATGAAGATCCTGGAGCAGATTGATGCTTTG AGTTTCCCAGAAAATTTCAGTGACTGTAGACTGAAGAAAAAGGGACTTGTAAAGACAGTGCAG GATTTCCTGGCCCAGTGTGACAAGATAGAGGCTTGTATATCAGACCACCTATCAAAGATTCAGTCAAAAAATCTCGCCCTGGTGGAATAG
- the bag1 gene encoding BAG family molecular chaperone regulator 1 isoform X2 codes for MKGSTKHSVTLPGQVDGKGPTVKDLSGALTQVTGVPQASQKIIFKGKSLKDMEENLSSYGIKEGCKLMMIGKRNSPEEEAELKKLKDIEKSVEQTAKKLEKVDGELTGLKNGFLAKDLQAEALGKLDHRVKIAAEQFMKILEQIDALSFPENFSDCRLKKKGLVKTVQDFLAQCDKIEACISDHLSKIQSKNLALVE; via the exons ATGAAAg GATCTACCAAGCACAGCGTCACACTACCTGGCCAAGTTGATGGCAAGGGTCCAACAGTCAAAGACCTCTCAGGTGCTCTCACTCAAGTGACTGGAGTTCCACAAGCctcacagaaaataatttttaaag GAAAATCACTGAAGGATATGGAGGAGAATCTTTCCAGCTATGGAATAAAGGAAGGCTGCAAACTCATGATGATAGGAAAGCGT AACAGTCCAGAGGAAGAAGCTGAACTAAAGAAGCTGAAAGACATTGAGAAATCTGTGGAACAGACAGCtaaaaaacttgaaaaagtCGATGGGGAGCTGACTGGACTAAAAAAT GGCTTCCTGGCCAAAGATCTCCAAGCAGAGGCTTTAGGCAAACTAGATCATCGAGTGAAAATAGCTGCTGAACAGTTCATGAAGATCCTGGAGCAGATTGATGCTTTG AGTTTCCCAGAAAATTTCAGTGACTGTAGACTGAAGAAAAAGGGACTTGTAAAGACAGTGCAG GATTTCCTGGCCCAGTGTGACAAGATAGAGGCTTGTATATCAGACCACCTATCAAAGATTCAGTCAAAAAATCTCGCCCTGGTGGAATAG